TAAAAATTACCGCAGatgttaaaaaaatgtcttttggcTATACCTGTGCATACAGTActgctttctttcctttttctgctcCACGGGCTGCATAAAATGATCCCAAGGGCTGCTTTTGGCCATTTGCTTCAAGAACCCAGGGGACCGAGAAGGTTACACAGCTCAAACAGAATTGATCTAGACTATAAACCTCTGCCTGAACGGGCGAGCGTGGCTTCTGGtgttaaagcactttgagtggcCATTAAGACTAGAAAAGCCACATAAATGCAGTCTCTTTAGCATTTACAATTCcctaaaaatgtgtgtttttgtgcaatttAAAAGCTTCCCCCTAAATTGGCAGGTATTACACTGTAAGCCGTTGGCTCAAGCTCAAAATTTCTCACTCTCTCGGCAAGCTGTTCCATGACATTTCAGGTAATGAAATGTTAATACATAAAGTGTGGTATAGGTGCATATCTTAATTTAGCTCCACAGACAGTAATATCTGGGGTGTCACAGATGCTAACAGGGACTATAACTGCCCCGTTCTGTAATGTCTTGAACCCATAAGTGCTGCTTCCCACAAGTGTGACAGCTGGCTGCATTGCCAACCAGGCGAATTCAAAAGTACCCTATTGAATTAGACAAAGAGTTTGATGTCTCTCGCAGGAGAGGCTGTAATTGACTTTCTCGGCTCTGCTACACAGTTTTTACACCGACATTTCAGCTTCTGAGCGGACGTGACACGTACTTTTTGTTCAACTGTTATGATTCAGATGCGATAAATGTCGGCGTCCCGTTTCATCCCGCTCTTTCAGGTGCGACTCACATCCAGCTCATCCAGGGAGCGCAGGAGGCCAGCGGAGGCCAGGTGACGGGCCGATTCTTCCACCTCCACCCTCGCAGGCGAGTCAGACTGGTCCCCTGGCTCGCCCGCTGGATCCGAAAAGGCGCTGTTCCCGTGGCGACCATGAACATGCAGCTGGCTGTACCCGAGGGTGAGGAGGTGCCCGACGCCTGGCACCACCAGCTCATATTCGGAGTCACATCCAACGCTGTCTTTATGACCAATCCTTTAGATGTAGGTGAGTAAGGGAAAGGAAATAGCTGCTTATAGGGAAGAGGAATCAGCTCCTCATGCTGGTGTTGGTTATTGTGCGTTGTAGTAAGCGAGGGAGAGGTGCACCAGCGACTCTGCAGTGAATCCATGTTGCTGATTCGTCGAGAAGACGTGCTGCAGCGACTGACGCCCGACTGCTCCCTGTCGGGCCTCTCGGAGAGCCAGTCCGACCCACGGTGGAAGGCCCTGGATGTCGAGGGTAAAGCAGCAGCTCCTTTTCACTGAATTGGTATTGAAGAAGACGAACGTCTATTGTTTCTTCTCGGGTTGGACAGTGCAGCATTTGTTACTCACGACATGGTCATCATGGTGTTctacatttacattttgtgcCCGATGTGATATTTGAcactgtttttcctgttttcctcagGTCAGGTGAGGCAGATGGCCAcggaggaggaaggagaagaagaagaagaaaataatcagCCCAAGATGACTCACATCAGGATCCCTGCAGCATACAGCTCAGGCGTCACATTGTTTGCCATAAGAGAGTCAGAATTGGGACAAGAACTCCTCGATGCTCCTGAACTCCCTCTGTTGTGACCGCACTGCCACATGTGGATGGACTTAAAGCTTGAAGATCTATTTATACTATCAATAACACTTTGTATTGATCCAAATGTTTAAGATCAGCAGATTTAAATCAAAGCTCAAAGTGAACTCTGACTTTCTGTCCATTTTTCTGTGGCAACATTGATTAGAAATCACATTTTAAGAGATGTACATGTTTGTATCTTTGTTTTAAAGACAACATCATTAAAAGCCCCCACCCTGCTCTCAGCCCTTATTTGCTAACTTTACACATCTCCATGTTAACTTCAAGATGACTTTCAGAATTTATTGATCGCTTGCAAAAAGCAATAAATGGCACAGCTCCAGCATGTATTTCAGAGCTGTTATGTGCTTTTGTGAAGAAGCTTCTATCAGCAGGTTAATCTCCTGTGATTGCTTCCAAAGCCACATTAAAAGTGATGGAGTCGCTGCAGTTAGGGCGCTACAAATCGCTACAGTTGAGAAGGAAAAAACTGTCACACTTGCATGAAAAGTGGATTCTTTTTGTATAACTtattgttgggtctgtgtttccacaaaccccgctaattctagagacgtattcatcatgaagaaaacaagacagtcgatcgatcgattACTTGTGCAAGGGAGGCCTCTCATCTGTGTCCAGCACGACAATGACCCCAATggtggcctcctctcgctgccttttattgacaaacttcaaacaatagtttactaaacacctccccttgcaaccccctttggttacaaagacaaggactgtatgtaaatgtgtatgtgtgaacttctgtaagagtgtgtgtgtgtgtgtgtgtgtgtgtgtgtgtgtgtgtgtgtgtgtgtgtgtgtgtgtgtgtgtgtgtgtgtgtgtgtcagacctcctgctgaccaaagggtcgtaaacgcaggaagcttacatcaaaCGAAGCAGATCTTCCAGATAGGATATATCTGCAATAAAACATTACAGCCCCCACCAGAACCTCGAGAATCTGGGGGGAAGGACAGTGGAATTTCTttcatcagagttaaaacactgtacaaatggtaaacataaaaatgacaaacatttaacaattcaaCTCTAACACTTATTATGTTGCGTTTGTTATCCCAGCTTGATATGGCTGTGATCGTTCCTAAAGTTTGTCAGTGTTTCCTGAATCGTTTTTTAGAAGCTATGATCAAAATTAAAGAATTTGTGGATaaaaagatattttttaaaaagcctgcATTAGGTTAACATTATAGGGATGCCAATAGCATTATGTGATGGTTTGAATGTAAAGTTCAGAAGTTTGCATAAACTATCCATGAGGATGAATAtcatggtaatttggggcttttaagtaaactgttctttttccagggtggaatgattgtacagtaTACATCTTTAGTAACTTGTACAAGTTTCTCTAATCCGCACGGGCTAACAACATGCATATACATCCgctaatatttggttaaatgtccctAAGCAAGTTGCACCTCAGCCAGATGCTTCTGGTAGCCATCAACAATCTTCTGACATAATTCTGGGCAAATATTTCACCACTCTGGCAGAATTGGTATTGAATTGAGTTCAGTTAAAGTGGTTTGCTTCTTGGCAAAACACAGGTTTTAACCCTTGTCCACAAATTTTAAGCAGGGCTTTGGGAAGATTTTCAGAAGCTTAATGGTAGTCTGCGTTCTCTATTCAAAATGCACGTTTCATGTATTTAACATCATTTACTTGTTGGAACGCCCAGATTTCAGCCTTCTAGCAGGTCTAGAAGGAATTGAGCATAATTAATAGATGTACAGAATTCAATTTCAGGTATTTGGCAACTCCAATGGCCCAGCATAGCAGAACGTAACCCCATCTGTGAAAGAGACTAGAGCAGGACACCCCTGAAGTCTAGACGCTGGTGGTAGAAATAGATGGAGGCTTGAATGATGAGTGAGAGGCGGTGATAgggaggaggtgggttgcaaataGGTGTCTGCAAAGAAGAATGACAGATGTGCAGTGAGATTTGAAGTACACGGAGTGAAGGTTGATTGGCCTAAAGAAGGCCGGCAGAAAGATGATTGGACTAGACCGGTGATCTCACAAAAGTGGAAAAGTGGAAGTGATGTAAAGCTCAAGCTTTAGTCACCAAAAACACCTGGGAAGCAGACAGACATGTGAAGTTAAAGAATTTGGAAGTAGCCCTTTATCATTCCATCCACTTTGTGCAATGTACaactggcagcaaaacagccccacagcaCGATGCTACCATCGCTATGCTCGACAGTTGGTACAGTGTTTTTAGGTTTGAAAGCTTCACCTTTACTACTCTAAACATACCACTTGTCATTGTGGCTGAAAAGCTCAATCTTTGTCTCATCTGACCATAAAACTTTTCTTGAGAAAGCATATAACTAGTCCAGGTGGGCAGCTGCAAATTTCAGTCAAGCTTGAAGGTGTCAATTTTGGAGCAGATGTAAAGCTCTGGCAGCATCATTCTACACTGTGTGGAGTGACGCTGTTGCACCAGAAACCAATTTCCTCTCGTGAGGGTAATACTTTAGGTTTTCTTCCAGATCTTGGCAAAGTAGTGACACATGTGAATAATGTACATTTACATACAAGTGATGATACTGTTGTCTTGCAGTTGTCGTTCTCTTTAATCTTCACTGAGTTCCAGGACTTGCACATTGTTCTGAGTACTGGTTAATTGTGTTTGTTGGTTCTTGTTTCTTTTGCATCTCATTTACTgagttgttttatgtttaatatATATTGATTTATGGGTTTATTTTGCTTTAGTGGAGGGTTGCTCCACTATGTTTGTGAGGGCTAGGCACGTGTGGTGGAATTCCCTCTGATGCATGTGAGCATACACACCGGGAAATGGGTATTACGCACCATTTAAGTTGCAGTGAGGATTGTAGACAGACTACACAGGATCATTTTACTGAACCTTGTTATTTTAAGTAATGTTTGTAAATAACGTGTCTTAATTAACGGTTCGGTATTCCCAGCCCTGCTACTTAAGAAGTTCTTTTTTTCAGCTCTACAATTTTAGTGATTTTGTCCAATAAACTTTGTTTGATGAACTTGACCTGCCTCGTCTCTGCCCGATAATAACGAGCCTGTGTGCCTTTTATAACTGTTACAACGTTTGCGCCGGCAATCTCTCCTGGGGTGTTACACCAGGTGTTGCTGTCATCACCATCTAGTTAGTTGCCTTTACCGGTTTTCCTAATTCGAGTCGCCACCATTGACTgtgttttctacagtcaatgGTCGCCACACTAGCACGAGATGGCGAACAAACTAcaattcccatgatgcacttgCCAGTTACACCCCGAGGAAGTTGTAGAATTCCCCAAAAAAGTGTCCCAGATTAGTTTGTACAACACATAAAGGTAAGCAGCGAACACAAACGCCGATACACTTTGTTATGCTTCGTAGCACTTTAAGCTAACTTTTCGTAGCGTTTGCTAACGTATAGTGAATATGTATTTGTTACATTGGATCCACGTGGtgtgttgtatgtgtgtgtgatgacaTACTTTGCATCCCCTCGGTCAGTCAGCGGGCTGGGAGCAGAGGCTACACGTCTGACTGTTGTCCTGGTCTGGGCTCCGGCTAATTCCTGCTTCACACATACACTTAACACGCGCAGGTAAGTGTTAAAATGGCACGCGACATGCTCACTTTACCCAGTTTAACGCGGTAATGTCGCTGAATGTACTcttagtggaagagaatgggaTTGAATGCATTGCACAGACGATCCAAGAAAGTTTATTAGAAATGcagtggatgttttttttttgttattctaGAATAAATGCATGGATTTCTGTGTACATGCTGCCACCTTTTCACTGTTTTCCCAGAGTATAGCAGTGAAATTCATTCATATACATTCTGGCACATGCCAGTGCAGTAATACCAGTTTCAAATGCATCATTTTGCGCAGCATGTTGTGTAACAGCGTATAAACAGCTTTGTCAGTGAAGgttctcaagaaaaaaaaaagctttcttaAACCCTTATTGGACTCGTGCATCTTAAAAGCGAGTCACATGAGCGGAGTGATTTCAATCAAACCCGATGATTTGGTTAATTGTTGAGCATGCGCAACCACTGTGCAACACACACGCCTTTGTGTTGTCTTATCCCTGAAGTCACTGCACTGATGCAGTGTATCTGCAAAAACTGGCCTTTACTGTAGCAAACCATGCAGTTGCACAACCTCCCAGGGTTCAAGGAATGGGTTTCAGGTCAGCGCACATGGGGATGGTTTAAACTCTGACCCCAGTTTGTTTGATTTCAAGGGCCAACAAACAACTTTGTAGTCCCTTTCAGCTGTTTTATATCCGTATCCTGCTTTCTAATAGATTCCCAATAGTTTGAAGTAAAAGGATATGTTGGACTTTTTTTACGTATTGGTCACATATTGTCTTAGTAACAGTACTTTGACTTTATCACCCCAGACTGCTCTTGTAAAGGATTGTAAACTCTTTCCTTGGGGAAGCAGTTGTAAGGAGCAGCTGTTTAAGGCCTTCGTTTGTTCTGTTGACTGTATTAAAAAGAGGCCAGTACTGTTCATTTTCAAAGACGGCTCTCAGTGCCCCCTGACTGATGTCTGTCCTCATGCATGCGATAGAAGAATTAAAGGTGTTTTTACTGCTACTACAGTGTCTGCTAGCTTTGTTAATTAAATTTCCATGAcagggatttttaaaaaaaaatgcgtTGGATGAATACTCCAAAAATGGAGGGACTGCCGAATAACTGCCCAGCCACACTGTGGCTGttatggttttatttttctatgCAAATTGAGCCTGTGTTTCCACTTGTTGGTGATTTAGCCTTGCCTGGTGACCATTCTGTGTAATTGTTGACTTGTGTTTATGTTCTGCTTGATTGGATCCTTGTTACTGCGGCGATACAAGATAATATGAGAGCAGCAGGCTGACTGAAAAGGTCACCGCTTCCTCGCAGCTGTGCAGTTATAGGTCACCGTTTGCATGCAATTAAATTGGCACGAGTGCTGTCAATTAAAGGTGGATGACAAGATGAGTTTTGGTGGTGGTGTTGTTCTTCTTTTGCCGCTCAGGTGTCATGGCAGGGCGGGTGCTGGTGGTTGGTGGCGGCGGGCGGGAGCACGCGCTGGCGTGGAAGCTGGCCCAGTCGCCACAGGTTCAGCAGGTTCTGGTAGCGCCGGGTAACGCGGGCACGGCCGGCTGTGGAAAAATCAGCAATTCTGGTAAGTGGGAAGTGTTTTCTATATTAATACTTGAGTGACGGGCAGCTTTGTGAAGATCAGGTGTCCCTCTGAGACACAAGCGTTCAGACAATTTTCGAAGGTCTTGCTGTGGCGTAAATCACTGCACCTTTTACACATTTTcctaacaaaatgaaaagaaatgaagGATGACTCAAGACTTATGCACATCACATTAAACCAGAAGCTGCAAAGCATCAAACCTGTAAATCGGAGGAATTGGCTTGCCTGCTTTATGCAAGGGTAGCTGCACAGATTCCACACTAAAGCTGCGATATGACACGTTTTTGCACTTTGCCAACATTCTAAGTTTCTTATCTTACAGATGAACTTCTTTGCGTTTCATATCCTTCTTCATTAGCGTTACTCATTAAGAGCTTTAATAAATATAGCACAAACTTTTACAGCACCTCTGTTTAAGGTGACGATGAGGACGCTCGCACAGATATGTATTAATTAATGCACTGATTGAGTTAATTACATAATTAGCCTAATGGGATATGCTCGGTATGCCATGCTGATTACACCGTCAAGCAGCTGAAGACTGAATGATGTCTAAGTGCTCACACTCTGTGCAGAGGTATCAGTGAGCAACCACACCATCCTGGCTCAGTTCTGCAAGGATCACCATGTGGGGCTGGTTGTGGTCGGACCTGAAGTTCCGTTGGCAGCAGGTAAGTGCCGGCCGTCTGTTTAAACTTGTATGATGGGTATGATTTTTATATTAAATGCACCTGTTGCTTCTCTTTCAGGTATTGTGGATGACCTGACGGCCGCAGGAGTTCCATGTTTTGGTCCTTCAGCCAAAGCAGCTCAGCTGGAGGCCAGTAAGAGCTTTTCCAAGGCCTTCATGGAACGTCACGGCATCCCCACAGCTCGCTACGGGTCCTTCACCGACCCCCAGCAGGCCTGTCACTACATCCGCACGTCAGTACTATAGAAGGATATGTGAGGCAATACACTTCATTAAAGTTACAGTTCTGGTTTTGGACTGTTGAAAACTCGTCTTGGTCCAGCTTAATTGAAGAAGTAGTTGGGATTGGAGATGGGGTTTTCTGTTTACGGTAAAAGACTGTCTATGGCTGCgaagttttgtttttagagCCGTGAAACGCATAAAAAGCGACACCGTGAAAGAAGATGGAAGTTTCCTTCCTCAGATGGTTTCATGAGTTAATGATCTAAGATGTAATGACCGCCTTTCTGATGAGCGAAGCCGCACGGAGCAATCCGGCATAAACAGATTTGTTACTTTTATCGACAAAGGGGAgggtaaaaggggaaaaaaaatgtcttgcGCTCAATGAGAGCCGTTTCTCTGGTCATGTAAAGCATCTTGGGCAGAACAACAGCTGCCATATTCTGACAGCCTTCATCCATACGGATCGCAAACCCATTCCCCAACAGCA
The window above is part of the Maylandia zebra isolate NMK-2024a linkage group LG23, Mzebra_GT3a, whole genome shotgun sequence genome. Proteins encoded here:
- the LOC101484759 gene encoding uncharacterized protein LOC101484759, producing MEAAVCEEVRGGREDDEEAGADEAMLWSVQEALEMQTLQIGASACGATAVVDVLKALGVDVTPEEADRCVQTRLRRNESPLPDYLLSRSEAGATHIQLIQGAQEASGGQVTGRFFHLHPRRRVRLVPWLARWIRKGAVPVATMNMQLAVPEGEEVPDAWHHQLIFGVTSNAVFMTNPLDVVSEGEVHQRLCSESMLLIRREDVLQRLTPDCSLSGLSESQSDPRWKALDVEGQVRQMATEEEGEEEEENNQPKMTHIRIPAAYSSGVTLFAIRESELGQELLDAPELPLL